The following proteins are co-located in the Paraburkholderia phytofirmans PsJN genome:
- a CDS encoding MBL fold metallo-hydrolase, which yields MIALPESIRVFERGWLSSNNVLLVDDACAALVDTGYATHAPQTLALVRQALGAQPLDLIVNTHLHSDHCGGNALLQATWPCRTVIPASEASVVRDWDETRLTFRATGQTCERFGFTGTIAPGARLRLGALDWDVLGAPGHDPHSLMLYCADERILISADALWENGFGVIFPELEGESGFAEEQAVLEAIAKLDVRLVIPGHGAPFTNVEQALERAFSRVAWLRADPARNAKNALKVLIVFKLLEVRAMHFDTLLQMLDDAGVMRAAASMLKPRGEWPALLKQIVEELATRNGPLEADGARIVARAA from the coding sequence ATGATCGCGCTGCCGGAATCGATTCGGGTTTTCGAACGCGGCTGGCTCTCGTCGAACAACGTGCTGCTGGTGGACGACGCCTGCGCCGCGCTGGTCGATACCGGCTACGCCACGCACGCGCCGCAAACGCTCGCCCTCGTGCGGCAAGCACTCGGCGCGCAGCCGCTCGATCTGATCGTCAACACGCATCTGCATTCGGACCATTGCGGCGGCAATGCGCTCTTGCAGGCGACGTGGCCATGCCGCACCGTCATTCCGGCCTCGGAAGCCAGCGTCGTGCGCGACTGGGACGAAACGCGCCTGACGTTTCGCGCCACCGGCCAGACCTGCGAGCGCTTCGGTTTCACCGGAACGATCGCGCCCGGCGCGCGCTTGCGGCTCGGCGCGCTCGACTGGGATGTGCTCGGCGCGCCCGGCCACGATCCGCATTCGCTCATGCTTTACTGCGCGGACGAACGCATCCTGATCAGCGCGGACGCGCTGTGGGAAAACGGCTTCGGCGTGATCTTTCCCGAACTGGAGGGCGAAAGCGGTTTCGCCGAAGAGCAAGCCGTGCTGGAAGCCATTGCGAAGCTCGACGTGCGTCTCGTGATCCCCGGCCATGGCGCACCCTTCACAAATGTCGAACAGGCGCTTGAACGGGCGTTTTCGCGTGTTGCGTGGCTACGCGCCGATCCCGCACGCAATGCAAAGAACGCGCTGAAGGTGCTGATCGTGTTCAAACTGCTCGAAGTCCGCGCGATGCACTTCGACACCTTGCTGCAGATGCTCGACGACGCCGGCGTGATGCGCGCCGCCGCGTCGATGCTCAAGCCGCGTGGCGAATGGCCCGCGTTGCTGAAGCAGATCGTCGAGGAACTCGCGACCAGGAATGGGCCGCTGGAAGCGGATGGCGCGCGCATCGTCGCGCGCGCGGCCTGA
- a CDS encoding 2-hydroxyacid dehydrogenase — protein MKILFYTPQSDAAAWLHDLARALPQADLREWQPGDTAPADFAVVWRPPREMLAGRDDLRAIFNLGAGVDAILALEHEQPGTLPRNAQLIRLEDTGMAPQMAEYATHAVLRYLRRFDEYQTLQNERRWEVLEPHPRDTFTVGVLGLGVLGAHVAQTLAAFGVPVRGYSRSPRQIDGITTFAGEAQFDAFLDGAKVLVNLLPHTPDTANVLNARTFAKLAHGAYLINLARGGHLVEQDLLDAIASGQITAATLDVFREEPLPPDHPFWREPRITITPHVSALTLREESVAQVAQKITALVRGDTISGVVNIERGY, from the coding sequence ATGAAAATCCTCTTCTACACGCCGCAATCCGACGCTGCCGCGTGGCTGCACGATCTTGCCCGCGCACTGCCTCAAGCCGATCTGCGTGAATGGCAACCGGGCGACACCGCGCCGGCCGATTTCGCGGTCGTGTGGCGTCCGCCGCGCGAGATGCTGGCCGGCCGAGACGATCTGCGCGCGATCTTCAATCTCGGCGCGGGCGTCGACGCGATCCTCGCGCTCGAACACGAACAGCCCGGCACGTTGCCGCGTAATGCGCAGTTGATCCGGCTGGAGGACACCGGCATGGCGCCGCAAATGGCCGAGTATGCGACGCACGCGGTGCTGCGCTACCTGCGCCGTTTCGACGAATATCAGACGCTGCAAAACGAGCGCCGCTGGGAAGTGCTCGAGCCGCATCCGCGTGACACCTTCACGGTCGGCGTGCTGGGACTCGGCGTGCTCGGCGCGCATGTCGCACAAACGCTCGCGGCATTCGGCGTGCCGGTGCGCGGCTACAGCCGCAGCCCGCGGCAGATCGACGGCATCACGACATTCGCCGGCGAAGCGCAGTTCGACGCATTTCTCGACGGCGCGAAAGTGCTGGTCAATCTGCTGCCGCATACTCCGGATACGGCAAATGTGCTGAACGCGCGCACCTTCGCGAAGCTCGCGCACGGGGCCTATCTGATCAACCTGGCGCGCGGCGGGCATCTGGTCGAACAGGATTTGCTGGACGCCATCGCGAGCGGGCAGATCACTGCCGCCACGCTCGACGTGTTCCGCGAAGAACCGTTGCCGCCGGATCATCCGTTCTGGCGGGAGCCGCGCATCACGATCACGCCGCACGTGTCCGCGCTGACGCTGCGCGAAGAAAGCGTCGCCCAGGTCGCGCAGAAGATCACCGCGCTCGTGCGCGGCGACACGATCAGCGGCGTGGTGAATATCGAACGCGGATACTGA
- a CDS encoding YbaK/EbsC family protein gives MTDHASLESDDLTALPDSARRVALLLRERGHAGRIVMLPETGKTSAEAAAGLGCSVAQIAKSILFRRREDDAPVLVIASGANRVDEKKVAAQVGDIGRADAKFVREKTGYAIGGVCPIGHATEPVTLIDADLLELDSLWAAAGHPHAVFNLTAQELIALTNAPVIDVALRETA, from the coding sequence ATGACGGACCACGCTTCTCTCGAATCCGACGATCTCACCGCGCTGCCCGACTCGGCGCGCCGCGTCGCGCTGCTGTTGCGCGAACGCGGTCACGCGGGCCGGATCGTGATGCTGCCGGAAACCGGCAAGACCTCCGCCGAAGCCGCCGCGGGACTCGGCTGCTCGGTCGCGCAGATCGCCAAGTCGATTCTGTTTCGCCGCCGTGAAGACGACGCGCCGGTGTTGGTGATCGCGAGCGGCGCGAATCGTGTGGATGAAAAGAAAGTCGCCGCGCAGGTCGGCGACATCGGCCGTGCGGACGCGAAATTCGTCCGCGAAAAAACCGGCTATGCGATCGGCGGCGTCTGCCCGATCGGTCACGCGACCGAGCCGGTCACGCTGATCGACGCCGATCTGCTCGAACTCGACAGTCTGTGGGCCGCCGCGGGTCATCCGCACGCGGTGTTCAATCTGACCGCGCAAGAGCTGATCGCGCTCACGAACGCGCCGGTGATCGACGTGGCGCTGCGCGAGACGGCGTGA
- a CDS encoding hydroxymethylglutaryl-CoA lyase yields MALPQQVKIVEVGPRDGLQNEKDFVPTAIKIELINRLSAAGFRNVEAASFVSPKWVPQMADGADVMAGIERRPGTIYSVLTPNLRGFEGALAARADEIVIFGAASEAFSQKNINCSIAESIDRFVPVAQAAKEHGLRIRGSVSCALGCPYQGEVPVASVVDVVQRFAALGCDEIDIADTIGVGTPKRAREVFEAVTQVFPRERLSGHFHDTYGQALANIYAALQEGIEIYHASVAGLGGCPYAKGATGNVATEDVLYLMNGLGIETGIDLAQVVAIGDFISTSIGRPNVSRAGKALLAKARSEAANCV; encoded by the coding sequence ATGGCCCTACCTCAGCAAGTGAAAATCGTCGAAGTCGGTCCGCGTGACGGACTTCAGAACGAAAAAGACTTCGTGCCCACCGCGATCAAGATCGAGCTGATCAACCGTCTGTCTGCGGCGGGCTTTCGTAACGTCGAGGCCGCTTCGTTCGTGTCGCCGAAATGGGTGCCGCAGATGGCCGACGGCGCCGACGTGATGGCCGGCATCGAACGCCGTCCCGGCACGATCTACTCGGTGCTGACGCCGAATCTGCGCGGCTTCGAGGGCGCGCTCGCCGCGCGTGCCGACGAGATCGTGATTTTCGGCGCCGCCAGCGAAGCGTTCTCGCAGAAAAACATCAACTGCAGCATCGCGGAAAGCATCGATCGGTTCGTGCCGGTTGCGCAGGCGGCGAAGGAGCATGGCCTGCGGATTCGCGGCAGCGTGTCGTGCGCATTGGGCTGTCCGTATCAGGGCGAAGTGCCGGTGGCGTCGGTCGTGGATGTGGTCCAGCGCTTCGCGGCGCTCGGCTGCGACGAGATCGATATCGCCGATACGATCGGCGTGGGCACACCAAAGCGCGCGCGTGAAGTGTTCGAGGCGGTCACGCAGGTGTTTCCGCGCGAGCGTCTATCCGGCCACTTCCATGACACCTATGGCCAGGCGCTCGCCAACATCTACGCGGCGCTGCAGGAAGGCATCGAGATTTATCACGCGTCGGTGGCGGGCCTCGGCGGCTGTCCGTATGCGAAGGGCGCGACGGGCAACGTCGCGACCGAAGACGTGCTGTATCTGATGAATGGCCTCGGCATCGAAACCGGCATCGACCTCGCGCAAGTCGTGGCGATCGGCGATTTCATCTCGACGTCGATCGGCCGGCCCAATGTTTCGCGCGCCGGCAAAGCGCTGCTCGCCAAAGCGCGCAGCGAAGCGGCCAACTGCGTTTGA
- a CDS encoding DUF1289 domain-containing protein codes for MTTTTMTAGLDNEDHHAVPSPCINVCRMDASTGWCEGCLRTIDEIAGWSLFDDDAKRAVWDAIELRHAEFVARQPKVRR; via the coding sequence ATGACGACGACAACAATGACAGCGGGCCTCGATAACGAAGATCACCACGCCGTGCCGTCGCCTTGCATCAACGTGTGCAGGATGGACGCGTCGACTGGCTGGTGTGAAGGATGCCTGCGTACCATCGACGAAATCGCAGGCTGGTCGTTATTCGACGACGACGCGAAGCGCGCGGTCTGGGACGCGATCGAGCTGCGCCACGCGGAGTTCGTCGCCAGGCAGCCGAAGGTGCGGCGATGA
- a CDS encoding MaoC family dehydratase codes for MNAAPRIVTVGETFSSTLELSAESVKSFAALVNDHNPLHHDEAYAAQSRFGGLIASGTQPTAHFMALLATHYSTFAQPLGLDFDIKLKKAVHANDTLTITWRVKHAYWKPSLNGDLTHLEGSVVNQRGETMLIGSSTILVMPKPEASANADADASAKVAPNSP; via the coding sequence ATGAACGCCGCGCCGCGCATCGTCACGGTTGGCGAAACGTTCAGCTCGACGCTGGAGTTGTCGGCGGAGTCGGTGAAGTCGTTCGCCGCGCTCGTCAATGACCACAACCCGCTGCATCACGACGAAGCGTATGCGGCGCAAAGCCGCTTCGGCGGCCTGATCGCGTCCGGCACGCAGCCCACCGCGCATTTCATGGCGCTCCTGGCAACGCACTATTCGACCTTCGCGCAACCGCTCGGTCTCGACTTCGATATCAAGCTGAAGAAAGCCGTCCACGCGAACGACACGCTCACGATCACGTGGCGCGTGAAGCATGCTTACTGGAAGCCGAGTCTGAACGGCGATCTGACGCATCTCGAAGGCTCGGTCGTGAACCAGCGTGGCGAGACCATGTTGATCGGTTCGTCGACGATTCTCGTGATGCCGAAACCCGAGGCGTCCGCGAATGCAGACGCAGACGCAAGCGCAAAAGTAGCGCCAAACTCGCCATGA